CCTTTCTTTTCAATAGAAACCGAGGTTATAGCCCCGGGATCCTTTCCGGTAGTCCTCTGCACAGCAGCTCTTACCTGTTCAACCGGGATCCTGGCTTCCCACGCTTTGTTCCTGGGTTTGGTTATGGCAAGGCAGCCGTCCTGCGCCCCGGCCTTGATATAGGGGGTAGGGTCTTTGGTGTAGGCCAGCCCTTCTTCGGCGCTGGCCGAAATCCCGCCGCAACAGGCCGAAAACCAGGCATGGACGGGATTATTGTTGACTGTAATTACCTCGCCCCTGGTCTGCTCCACCGCCTTCTTGACATTGTCGTTAATTTTAGACGGGTCGTAGGCCTGAAACTCCTCGACACTGGTGGAGGCGTCGGTGCCGCGCAGCTGTTTAACCCGGCCTGAGTTTATATTCTCCAGGGTAAAGGTCCTGGCCAGGATAGCCTGGGCTGCCAGCGCGTTCACCGGCGACTTGGTGTCCATCTCCGCAGCCACCACACCCTGGATATATTCTTCCATCTTTAAGTTCTTCTTCTCTCCTGTTTTATTGATAAATAGTGAAATAGTCGGCTCGTCTTCCAGGGGCTGCGCCGGCTTGGGCGCAGGAGCCTGCTTCCTGGTACAACCTGCCGCCAGTAAGCAACCCACCAGCAGGAGCACTACCGTTCTGAGCATAATGTGCCGGAACATAAAAACAACCCCTCCCGCGTTTTCTTTTATTGTGAGCAGGAGAGGTTTTATTTATGTAGTTTCCTCTAGCACTTTATACAGTTC
This region of Pelotomaculum schinkii genomic DNA includes:
- a CDS encoding SpoIID/LytB domain-containing protein; its protein translation is MFRHIMLRTVVLLLVGCLLAAGCTRKQAPAPKPAQPLEDEPTISLFINKTGEKKNLKMEEYIQGVVAAEMDTKSPVNALAAQAILARTFTLENINSGRVKQLRGTDASTSVEEFQAYDPSKINDNVKKAVEQTRGEVITVNNNPVHAWFSACCGGISASAEEGLAYTKDPTPYIKAGAQDGCLAITKPRNKAWEARIPVEQVRAAVQRTTGKDPGAITSVSIEKKGPSGRAEQIKVGAVSVGGPELRLALGSEKVRSMLLTDLRVEGGQLVLKGKGFGHGVGMCQWGARLMAEQGKSPEDIVKFYYQNVDIQKKWK